In Burkholderia gladioli, a genomic segment contains:
- the kdpA gene encoding potassium-transporting ATPase subunit KdpA, with translation MNANNLLQAGIFLVVLLALAVPVAGYLTRVMDGSSRVLRVFGPLERALFRIAGVDAGAEMSWKQYALAAIAFNVLGVFFLYLLLRIQQWLPGNPQQFAPMTVDGAFNTAVSFVTNTNWQDYSPEQTVSYLTQMLGLTVQNFLSAATGIVVVVALIRGFARHTAKTIGNFWVDLTRVTLYVLVPMSMVVAGVLMSQGVIQNFRAYTDVPTLQASSYQAPKLDAQGNPVKDDKGNPVTVATPLKTQTIAMGPVASQEAIKMLGTNGGGFFNGNSAHPFENPTPFSNFVQILSILILPAALCLVFGRMIGDRRQGVAVLAAMTVAFAVAVGIEAGSEQRGNPSFSALHVDQSSGALQAGGNMEGKETRFGIAQTSLFVVATTAASCGAVDGAHDSLTPVGGLVPMLLIQLGEVIFGGVGSGLYGMLVFALLAVFVAGLMIGRTPEYVGKKIESYEMKMVSIVVLLTPLLVLVGTSIAVLADAGRAGIANPGPHGFSEILYAFSSAANNNGSAFAGLTVSTPFYNWLTAIAMWFGRFGTIVPVLAIAGSLAAKKRIAATSGTLPTHGPLFVVLLLGSVLLVGALTYVPALALGPGVEHLMLFSGSH, from the coding sequence ATGAATGCGAACAACCTCTTGCAGGCGGGGATCTTCCTCGTCGTGCTGCTGGCGCTGGCGGTGCCCGTCGCCGGCTACCTGACGCGCGTGATGGATGGCTCCTCGCGCGTGCTGCGCGTGTTCGGCCCGCTCGAACGCGCCTTGTTCCGGATCGCCGGGGTCGATGCCGGCGCCGAGATGTCGTGGAAGCAGTACGCGCTGGCGGCGATCGCCTTCAACGTGCTGGGCGTGTTCTTCCTCTACCTGCTGCTGCGCATCCAGCAATGGCTGCCCGGCAACCCGCAGCAGTTCGCGCCGATGACGGTGGACGGCGCCTTCAATACCGCGGTCAGCTTCGTCACCAACACCAACTGGCAGGACTACTCGCCCGAGCAGACGGTCAGCTACCTGACCCAGATGCTGGGCCTGACGGTGCAGAACTTCCTGTCGGCGGCCACCGGGATCGTGGTGGTGGTCGCGCTGATCCGCGGCTTCGCGCGTCATACCGCGAAGACCATCGGCAACTTCTGGGTCGACCTCACGCGCGTGACGCTCTACGTGCTGGTGCCGATGTCGATGGTGGTGGCGGGCGTGCTGATGAGCCAGGGCGTGATCCAGAACTTCCGCGCCTATACCGACGTGCCGACCCTGCAGGCCAGCAGCTACCAGGCGCCCAAGCTCGACGCGCAGGGCAACCCGGTCAAGGACGACAAGGGCAATCCGGTGACGGTGGCCACGCCGCTCAAGACGCAGACCATCGCGATGGGCCCGGTCGCCTCGCAGGAGGCGATCAAGATGCTCGGCACCAACGGCGGCGGCTTCTTCAACGGCAATTCGGCGCACCCGTTCGAGAACCCGACGCCGTTCTCGAACTTCGTGCAGATCCTCTCGATCCTGATCCTGCCTGCCGCGCTCTGCCTGGTGTTCGGCCGCATGATCGGCGACCGCCGGCAAGGCGTGGCGGTGCTCGCGGCGATGACGGTGGCCTTCGCGGTGGCGGTGGGCATCGAGGCCGGGTCCGAGCAGCGCGGCAACCCGAGCTTCAGCGCGCTGCACGTCGACCAGTCCTCCGGCGCGCTGCAGGCCGGCGGCAACATGGAAGGCAAGGAAACCCGCTTCGGCATCGCCCAGACCAGCCTGTTCGTGGTGGCGACCACGGCCGCCTCGTGCGGCGCGGTGGACGGCGCGCACGATTCGCTGACGCCGGTCGGCGGCCTGGTGCCGATGCTGCTGATCCAGCTCGGCGAGGTGATCTTCGGCGGGGTCGGCTCGGGCCTGTACGGGATGCTGGTGTTCGCGCTGCTGGCGGTGTTCGTGGCGGGCCTGATGATCGGCCGCACGCCCGAGTACGTCGGCAAGAAGATCGAGTCCTACGAGATGAAGATGGTGTCGATCGTGGTGCTGCTCACGCCGCTGCTGGTGCTGGTGGGCACCTCGATCGCGGTGCTCGCCGACGCGGGCCGCGCGGGGATCGCCAACCCTGGCCCGCACGGCTTCTCGGAGATCCTCTACGCGTTCAGCTCGGCGGCCAACAACAACGGCAGCGCGTTCGCCGGGCTCACGGTGAGCACGCCGTTCTACAACTGGCTGACGGCGATCGCGATGTGGTTCGGCCGCTTCGGCACGATCGTGCCGGTGCTGGCGATCGCCGGCTCGCTGGCGGCCAAGAAGCGCATCGCCGCCACCAGCGGCACGCTGCCCACGCACGGCCCGCTGTTCGTGGTGCTGCTGCTCGGCTCGGTGCTGCTGGTGGGCGCGCTCACCTACGTGCCGGCGCTCGCGCTCGGCCCGGGCGTCGAGCATCTGATGCTGTTCTCGGGCAGCCACTGA
- the kdpF gene encoding K(+)-transporting ATPase subunit F, which produces MNWMLWLAGLSTALLFAYLVYALLRAEDIE; this is translated from the coding sequence ATGAACTGGATGCTGTGGCTCGCGGGGCTGTCGACCGCGCTGTTGTTCGCTTATCTGGTCTACGCGCTGCTGCGCGCGGAGGATATCGAATGA
- a CDS encoding quinone oxidoreductase family protein → MPKAIRYDQPGGPEVMKWVEVEVGEPKAGEVRVKHHAVGLNYIDVYFRNGLYPQPLPGGLGQEGAGEVVAVGEGVSAFKPGDRVAYTGVPPGSYAEERVLPADKLVKLPDAIGYEDAASLMLQGLTAHYLLRRTYPVKPGDTIVIHAAAGGVGLLVCQWAKALGATVIGTVGSEEKAELARAFGCDHPVVYTRENLAERVKAITNGAGVPVVYDSIGKDTYLQSLDSLAPLGLFVSFGNASGPLPAIDSKEFSSRGSLFFTRPTLFTYIAKRADLEQGAAELFEAVGSGKVRTNVRQRYPLARVADAHRDLEARRTTGSTILLP, encoded by the coding sequence ATGCCGAAAGCAATCCGTTACGACCAGCCGGGCGGCCCGGAGGTGATGAAGTGGGTCGAGGTCGAGGTCGGCGAGCCGAAGGCCGGCGAGGTGCGCGTCAAGCATCACGCGGTCGGGCTCAACTACATCGACGTCTATTTCCGCAACGGCCTCTATCCGCAGCCGCTGCCGGGCGGGCTGGGGCAGGAGGGCGCGGGCGAGGTGGTGGCGGTCGGCGAGGGCGTGAGCGCCTTCAAGCCAGGCGATCGCGTGGCCTACACCGGCGTGCCGCCGGGCTCCTATGCCGAGGAACGGGTGCTGCCGGCCGACAAGCTGGTCAAGCTGCCCGATGCGATCGGCTACGAGGACGCCGCCTCGCTGATGCTGCAGGGCCTGACCGCGCACTACCTGCTGCGCCGCACCTACCCGGTCAAGCCGGGCGACACCATCGTGATCCACGCGGCCGCGGGCGGTGTCGGGCTGCTGGTCTGCCAGTGGGCCAAGGCGCTCGGCGCGACCGTGATCGGCACCGTCGGCTCGGAGGAGAAGGCGGAGCTGGCGCGCGCCTTCGGCTGCGACCACCCGGTGGTCTACACGCGCGAGAACCTGGCCGAGCGCGTCAAGGCGATCACCAACGGCGCGGGCGTGCCGGTGGTCTACGACTCGATCGGCAAGGACACCTATCTGCAGTCGCTCGACAGCCTCGCGCCGCTGGGCCTGTTCGTCAGCTTCGGCAATGCCTCGGGCCCGCTGCCGGCGATCGACTCGAAGGAGTTCTCCTCGCGCGGCTCGCTGTTCTTCACGCGGCCCACGCTGTTTACCTACATCGCCAAGCGCGCCGACCTCGAACAGGGCGCGGCCGAATTGTTCGAGGCGGTCGGCTCGGGCAAGGTCAGGACCAACGTGCGCCAGCGCTACCCGCTGGCGCGCGTGGCCGATGCGCATCGCGATCTCGAGGCGCGCCGCACCACGGGCTCGACCATCCTGCTGCCCTGA